From a region of the Oncorhynchus tshawytscha isolate Ot180627B linkage group LG14, Otsh_v2.0, whole genome shotgun sequence genome:
- the LOC112241621 gene encoding probable cyclin-dependent serine/threonine-protein kinase DDB_G0292550, whose product MDSLKIRLELHKEPRAEESKSKLKLELSNNGNNGNNGNNSNNGNNGNNCNNGNNGNTGNNGNNGNNGNNGNNGNNGNTGNNGNNGNNGNNCNNGNNGNNGNNGNNGNTGNNGNNGNNGNNGNNGNNGNNGNNCNNGNNGNNGNNGNNGNNGNNGDNGNNGNNGNNGNNGNIGDNGNNGNNGNNGNNGNNGNNGNNGDNGNNGNNSDNGNNGNNGDNSVNGDNGNNNGDNSDNGDNGNNNGENGDNGNNNGDNSNNNGDNGDNGNNGNNCNNGDNSDNGDNGNNNGDNGNNNGENSDNGNNNGDNGDTGNNNGDNGDNGNNNGENGDNGNNNGDNGDNGNAGNNGDNGNNNGDNCNTGSNGDNGNNNGENGDNGNNNGDNGDKGNNNGNNGDKGNNNGDNGNNNGDNGDKGNNNCNNGDKGNNNGNNGDIGNNNGDNGDNSDNGNNGDNGDKGNNNGENGDKGNNNGNNGDNGNNNSNNSDNGDNGNNIGDNGDKGNNNGNNGDNGNNNGDNGDKGNNNCNNGDKGNNNGNNGDKGNNNGNNGDNGNNNGDNSDNGNNGDNGDNGDKGNNNGENGDKGNNNGNNGDKGNNNGNNGDNGNNGNNGDNGDNGDKGNNNGENGDKGNNNGENGDNGNNNGNNGDNGDNGNKNGNNGDNGDTGNNNGDNGKNNGDNGKNNSDNGKK is encoded by the coding sequence TAATAACGGTAACAATGGTAATAACGGTAATAACAGTAACAATGGTAATAACGGTAACAACTGTAATAACGGCAACAATGGTAATACCGGTAACAATGGTAATAACGGTAACAATGGTAATAACGGTAACAATGGCAATAACGGCAATACCGGTAATAACGGTAACAATGGTAATAACGGTAATAACTGTAATAACGGCAACAATGGTAACAACGGTAACAATGGTAATAACGGTAACACCGGTAATAACGGTAATAACGGTAACAATGGTAATAACGGCAACAATGGTAATAACGGTAATAACGGTAATAACTGTAATAACGGCAACAATGGTAATAACGGTAACAATGGTAATAACGGTAACAACGGTAATAATGGTGATAACGGTAATAACGGTAACAATGGTAATAACGGCAACAACGGTAATATTGGCGACAACGGTAATAACGGTAACAATGGCAATAACGGTAACAATGGTAATAACGGTAACAATGGTAATAACGGTGATAACGGTAATAACGGTAATAACAGCGATAATGGTAATAACGGTAATAACGGCGATAACAGCGTCAACGGCGATAATGGTAATAATAACGGTGATAACAGTGATAACGGCGATAACGGTAATAATAACGGTGAAAACGGTGATAACGGTAATAATAACGGTGATAACAGTAATAATAACGGTGATAACGGCGATAATGGTAATAACGGTAACAACTGTAATAACGGTGATAACAGTGATAACGGCGATAACGGTAATAATAACGGTGATAATGGTAATAATAACGGCGAAAACAGTGATAACGGTAATAATAACGGTGATAACGGTGATACTGGTAATAATAACGGTGATAACGGTGATAATGGTAATAATAACGGTGAAAACGGTGATAACGGTAATAATAACGGTGATAACGGTGATAACGGTAATGCCGGTAACAACGGTGATAATGGTAATAATAATGGTGATAACTGTAATACTGGTAGCAACGGTGATAATGGTAATAATAACGGTGAAAACGGTGATAACGGTAATAATAACGGTGATAACGGTGATAAAGGTAATAATAACGGTAATAACGGCGATAAAGGTAATAATAACGGCGATAACGGTAATAACAACGGTGATAACGGTGATAAAGGTAATAATAACTGCAATAACGGTGATAAAGGTAATAATAACGGTAATAACGGTGATATCGGTAATAATAACGGTGATAACGGTGATAACAGTGATAACGGTAACAACGGTGATAACGGTGATAAAGGTAATAATAACGGGGAAAACGGTGATAAAGGTAATAATAACGGTAATAACGGTGATAACGgcaataataacagtaataacagtGATAACGGTGATAACGGTAATAATATCGGCGATAACGGTGATAAAGGTAATAATAACGGCAATAACGGTGATAACGGTAATAACAACGGTGATAACGGTGATAAAGGTAATAATAACTGTAATAACGGTGATAAAGGTAATAATAACGGTAATAACGGTGATAAAGGTAATAATAACGGTAATAACGGTGATAACGGTAATAATAACGGTGATAACAGTGACAACGGTAACAACGGTGATAACGGTGATAACGGTGATAAAGGTAATAATAACGGTGAAAACGGTGATAAAGGTAATAATAACGGCAACAACGGTGATAAAGGTAATAATAACGGTAATAACGGTGATAACGGTAATAACGGTAATAACGGTGATAACGGTGATAACGGTGATAAAGGTAATAATAACGGTGAAAACGGTGATAAAGGTAATAATAACGGTGAAAACGGCGATAACGGTAATAATAACGGTAATAACGGTGACAACGGTGATAACGGTAATAAGAACGGTAATAACGGTGATAACGGTGATACCGGTAATAATAACGGTGATAACGGTAAAAATAACGGTGATAACGGTAAAAATAACAGTGATAACGGTAAAAAATAA